In Fusarium pseudograminearum CS3096 chromosome 1, whole genome shotgun sequence, one genomic interval encodes:
- the TOX3 gene encoding TOX3 → MHFSTSILIFTSTVAGLGINCRGSGFCDLTFGSSIGDIQDQIGILVADGQGDRHFDTGAQIACTQGNQGSICAFYQSGASGLARDAFGHIQQIIDHGCSLCGSVPTQEGNNVDDGQLTVNYVSDPCCEGNCHC, encoded by the exons ATGcacttctcaacatcaattcTTATCTTCACCTCCACCGTCGCAGGTTTAGGCATTAACTGTCGTGGCAGCGGCTTCTGTGACCTCACCTTCGGCTCTAGCATTGGAGATATCCAGGACCAGATCGGCATCCTCGTTGCCGATGGTCAAGGCGACAGACACTTTGACACCGGAG CTCAGATTGCTTGTACCCAAGGCAACCAGGGCAGTATCTGTGCTTTCTACCAGAGTGGTGCATCTGGGTTAGCGAGAGACGCATTTGGTCACATCCAGCAGATCATCGACCACGGGTGTTCACTTTGCGGCAGTGTTCCGACACAGGAAGGAAACAATGTGGACGATGGGCAGCTGACAGTCAACTATGTTAGCGACCCATGCTGTGAGGGGAATTGCCATTGTTAG
- the TOX2 gene encoding TOX2 translates to MHYSTLTTLSALVTMTSALGINCRGSGLCSGGAGNLINLKAIVDNIQPRDRHYETGQQVACTGDTCAFFQSSATGTADDVSWALQALLDHGCKKCGSVPMQDGNNVDDGQLTVNFVSDPSCQGAC, encoded by the coding sequence ATGCATTACTCTACTCTTACTACCCTTTCCGCTCTTGTCACCATGACATCCGCTCTCGGAATCAACTGTCGCGGCTCAGGACTATGCTCTGGTGGCGCCGGCAACCTCATCAATCTGAAAGCAATTGTCGACAACATTCAACCACGAGACCGCCACTATGAGACAGGCCAGCAAGTCGCTTGTACTGGTGACACTTGCGCTTTCTTTCAGAGTAGCGCAACCGGTACTGCTGATGATGTGTCCTGGGCCCTACAGGCCCTTCTTGACCACGGCTGTAAGAAGTGTGGGTCTGTCCCCATGCAGGATGGCAAcaacgtcgatgatgggcaGTTGACAGTCAACTTTGTCAGCGACCCTAGTTGCCAGGGAGCATGTTAA
- the TOX1 gene encoding TOX1, producing the protein MYTLLTLTTLLSAASALGINCRGSGWCNINSASLDNVLTKAKQLQARGQGDHHWGEGVQIACSGGQWGSICAFFQSGASGNTDRAVELIQGILDHGCTQCGSIPTEEGNNVDNGQLTVNYVENPCCDGDCYCPI; encoded by the exons ATGTATACTCTCCTCACTCTCACCACCCTTCTTTCCGCTGCCTCAGCACTCGGCATAAATTGCCGAGGATCAGGCTGgtgcaacatcaacagcgcCAGCTTGGACAATGTCCTCACTAAAGCGAAACAACTACAAGCCCGCGGACAAGGAGATCACCACTGGGGAGAGGGCG TTCAAATTGCCTGCTCCGGCGGCCAATGGGGATCCATCTGCGCCTTCTTCCAAAGCGGCGCTAGCGGCAACACGGATCGGGCTGTCGAATTGATTCAGGGCATTCTCGACCACGGTTGCACTCAGTGTGGTAGTATTCCCACTGAAGAAGGCAATAACGTTGATAACGGACAGCTTACTGTCAACTATGTTGAAAACCCTTGCTGCGATGGCGACTGTTACTGCCCTATCTAA